Proteins found in one Lycium ferocissimum isolate CSIRO_LF1 chromosome 6, AGI_CSIRO_Lferr_CH_V1, whole genome shotgun sequence genomic segment:
- the LOC132060575 gene encoding uncharacterized protein LOC132060575: MNRDEDLILFRDMYKREKKDLASLLLPVPDEFEANGNYALYRMASGKKGQVGLDSMMSTETGKNDYDWLKTPPATPLFPSLDMEANAPELVIQKEIPIIQPVITVSRVCASTFSYFQFFL, from the exons ATGAATAGAGATGAAGATCTTATTTTGTTTAGGGACATGTATAAGCGCGAAAAGAAAGATCTTGCCAGCCTTCTTCTCCCTGTCCCTGATGAATTTGAGGCAAATG GGAATTATGCATTATACAGAATGGCTTCGGGCAAGAAAGGTCAAGTGGGattggattctatgatgagtaCTGAAACTGGAAAGAATGATTATGACTG GTTGAAAACGCCTCCGGCTACGCCTTTATTTCCATCTCTTGACATGGAAGCCAATGCTCCAGAACTAGTTATTCAGAAGGAGATCCCAATTATTCAACCAGTTATTACTGTGTCAAGGGTGTgtgcttcaactttttcttattttcaattttttctttga
- the LOC132059038 gene encoding L-ascorbate oxidase homolog, with translation MNNRSRCVLAILLAITCNVFVNGEDPYLFHEWKVTYGTLSPLGVPQKVILINGQFPGPRINGTSNNNVVVNVFNQLDEPLLFTWSGIQQRKNSWQEGTLGTNCPIPPGSNFTYRFQVKDQIGSYYYYPTTSLHRAAGGYGGISVLSRALIPVPFDTPEADHMVLVGDWYTKSHTELKSLLDSGRALGRPQGVIINGKSGKGDGKDEPMFTMTPGKTYRFRFCNVGMKDSINVRIQGHTLKLVEIEGSHTVQNVYESLDVHLGQCFSVLVTADQEPKDYFLVASTRFTKEPHVATATIRYANGKGPASPVLPKAPEGWAWSLNQFRSFRWNLTASAARPNPQGSYHYGQINITRTIKLVTSAGKVDGKLRYAVNGVSHVDPTTPIKLAEYYKVADKVFKYDLIKDEYEPSTGKEGQDKITLAPNVVNATYRNFVEIIFENPGKSVQSWHLAGHSFFAVAIEPGKWTPEKRRNYNLLDAVSRNTIQIYPKSWAAVMTTLDNAGLWNLRSNALERSYLGHQLYFSVLSPNYSLKDEYNMPDNDLMCGIIKDMPKPTPYKAN, from the exons atgaataacaGGTCGAGGTGTGTGCTAGCAATTTTGCTAGCAATTACCTGCAACGTCTTCGTGAATGGAGAGGATCCTTATCTGTTTCACGAGTGGAAAGTCACTTATGGCACCCTTTCTCCTCTTGGTGTGCCCCAAAAAGTCATTTTAATCAATGGCCAATTCCCCGGACCTAGAATTAATGGCACATCCAACAACAACGTTGTTGTCAATGTGTTCAACCAATTGGACGAGCCACTCCTTTTCACCTGGAGCGGCATCCAACAAAGGAAGAACTCGTGGCAAGAAGGAACCCTTGGTACCAATTGCCCGATCCCTCCAGGTAGCAATTTCACCTATCGTTTCCAGGTCAAGGATCAAATCGGTAGCTACTACTACTACCCCACCACTAGCTTGCACCGCGCTGCTGGTGGTTACGGTGGCATTAGTGTCCTGAGCCGTGCGTTGATCCCTgtcccatttgacacccctgaGGCTGATCACATGGTCCTTGTCGGCGATTGGTACACCAAGAGCCACACTGAATTGAAAAGCTTGTTGGATAGCGGACGCGCTCTAGGAAGGCCACAAGGTGTGATTATCAATGGTAAAAGTGGAAAAGGCGATGGTAAGGATGAGCCAATGTTCACTATGACCCCTGGAAAGACCTACAGGTTCAGGTTTTGCAACGTCGGAATGAAGGATTCCATCAATGTTAGGATCCAAGGCCACACTTTGAAGCTCGTCGAGATTGAGGGTTCTCACACCGTGCAAAATGTGTACGAATCTCTAGACGTGCATTTGGGACAATGCTTCTCTGTCTTGGTCACTGCTGATCAGGAGCCCAAGGACTACTTCCTTGTGGCTTCCACGAGGTTCACTAAGGAACCACATGTTGCCACTGCTACTATCCGTTATGCCAATGGAAAAGGCCCCGCCTCACCCGTGTTGCCTAAGGCACCTGAAGGGTGGGCATGGTCCCTTAACCAGTTCCGTTCATTCCGTTGGAATCTAACAGCAAGTGCAGCTAGACCTAACCCTCAGGGATCTTATCACTATGGACAAATCAACATCACCCGAACCATCAAGCTAGTCACTTCAGCTGGCAAAGTTGACGGTAAGCTCCGTTACGCCGTTAACGGTGTCTCCCACGTGGACCCCACAACTCCAATTAAGTTGGCTGAGTACTATAAAGTTGCGGACAAGGTGTTCAAGTATGACTTGATCAAGGATGAATATGAACCCAGTACAGGGAAAGAAGGACAAGACAAAATCACTCTTGCACCTAATGTGGTCAATGCCACTTACCGCAACTTTGTGGAGATCATCTTTGAGAACCCTGGAAAGAGTGTTCAATCTTGGCATTTGGCTGGACACTCCTTCTTTGCTGTTGC GATTGAACCAGGGAAGTGGACACCAGAGAAGAGGAGGAACTACAACTTGCTTGATGCAGTGAGCAGGAACACAATCCAAATTTACCCAAAATCATGGGCAGCAGTAATGACTACACTTGACAATGCTGGATTATGGAATTTGAGGTCTAATGCATTGGAGAGAAGTTATTTGGGACACCAATTATATTTCAGTGTCCTTTCTCCAAATTACTCACTTAAAGATGAGTACAACATGCCTGATAATGACCTTATGTGTGGTATCATCAAGGATATGCCTAAACCTACTCCATACAAagctaattaa
- the LOC132060573 gene encoding CRIB domain-containing protein RIC4-like: protein MRYRMERFVLLPFSVGCISESSVAIGHQQQNHKSSCPEPILTPTRSQKEGKEEEEDDEKSLEGEMKSPLGLMALPKFQRLFKNFKNFSQLFVDKDEMEEEEEDEMGMEIGLPTDVKHVTHIGMDGGAATSILNSTRTNWDYHLNLKSPNHDLLTKFPSNFPLSPFANMASHSPNNTPMASSF from the exons ATGAGGTATAGAATGGAAAGATTTGTGCTTCTTCCATTTTCTGTTGGTTGCATCTCTGAATCAAGTGTTGCAATTGGTCATCAGCAGCAGAACCATAAAAGTTCATGCCCTGAACCCATATTAACTCCCACAA GAAGCcaaaaagaagggaaagaagaagaggaagatgatgaGAAAAGCTTGGAGGGTGAAATGAAGAGCCCATTGGGCCTTATGGCCCTTCCCAAATTTCAGAGGCTTTTTAAGAATTTCAAGAACTTTTCTCAGCTATTTG TGGACAAAGAtgaaatggaagaagaagaagaagatgaaatggGGATGGAAATAGGATTACCAACAGATGTGAAGCATGTAACACACATTGGAATGGATGGTGGTGCTGCTACTTCAATCCTTAATTCAACAAGGACTAATTGGGATTATCATCTTAATCTCAAATCTCCTAATCATGATTTACTCACTAAATTCCCTTCTAATTTCCCTTTGTCTCCTTTTGCCAATATGGCTAGTCACTCCCCTAATAACACACCCATGGCTTCCTccttttaa
- the LOC132059039 gene encoding protease Do-like 10, mitochondrial, whose amino-acid sequence MLRIGSTLRTARKLIHFQRPTVAGDSTVAGDSSIGGIARVHHRRFNTRGSASLFSTLSNNNNNNNNSSITSPAEENDSVESNILARRLSDGMQDAAYLAIELALDSVVKIFTVSTSPSYFLPWQNKSQRETTGSGFVIPGKRILTNAHVVADHTFVLVRKHGSPTKYIATVQAVGHECDLAILVVESEEFWEGMNSLELGDVPFLQEAVAVVGYPQGGDNISVTKGVVSRVEPTQYVHGASQLLAIQIDAAINPGNSGGPAIMGDKVAGVAFQNLSGAENIGYIIPVPVIKHFIGGVEERGEYVGFCSLGLSCQPTENAQIREYFQMQSKLTGVLVSRINPLSDAARVLKKDDIILSFDGVPIANDGTVPFRNRERITFDHLVSMKKPKETAELKVLRNGEVRDFKITTHPLQPLVPVHQFDKLPSYFIFAGLVFIPLTQPFLHEYGEEWYNTSPRRLCERALRELPKKPGEQFIILSQVLMDDINAGYERLAELQVKKVNGVEVLNLKHLRQLVEDGNHKNVRFDLDDERVIVLDFESARIATSRILKRHRIPQAMSSDLTDDQDAAELQSACST is encoded by the exons ATGTTACGAATAGGTTCAACTCTCCGTACAGCACGGAAGCTCATCCACTTTCAACGCCCCACCGTCGCCGGAGATTCCACCGTCGCCGGAGATTCTTCCATCGGCGGCATAGCGCGTGTACATCACCGGAGATTCAATACGCGTGGTTCGGCTTCATTATTTTCCACTttgagcaacaacaacaacaacaacaataatagctcaaTTACTTCTCCAGCTGAGGAAAATGATAGTGTTGAATCCAATATATTGGCGAGGCGATTATCGGATGGAATGCAGGATGCGGCGTATTTAGCAATAGAGTTAGCATTGGATTCTGTAGTTAAGATATTCACTGTTTCAACTAGTCCTAGTTACTTCCTTCCTTGGCAGAACAAGTCTCAGCGCGAAACTACTGGCTCTG GTTTTGTTATTCCGGGAAAGAGAATCCTGACAAATGCTCATGTTGTGGCTGATCATACATTTGTACTTGTAAGAAAGCATGGTTCTCCAACCAAGTATATAGCAACAGTTCAGGCCGTTGGTCATGAATGTGACTTGGCTATTCTGGTAGTAGAAAGTGAAGAATTCTGGGAGGGCATGAACTCTTTAGAGCTTGGTGATGTCCCATTTCTCCAAGAAGCTGTGGCTGTTGTTGGTTATCCTCAag GGGGAGACAATATATCTGTCACAAAAGGTGTCGTCTCAAGGGTTGAACCTACGCAATATGTACATGGTGCTAGTCAACTATTGGCAATACAAATTGATGCAGCTATAAATCCAGGGAATAGTGGAGGACCAGCAATCATGGGTGACAAAGTTGCTGGAGTTGCTTTCCAAAACCTTTCGGGTGCAGAGAATATTGG CTACATTATTCCTGTTCCTGTGATAAAGCATTTTATAGGCGGCGTAGAAGAACGTGGTGAATACGTTGGGTTTTGCTCTTTGGGCTTGTCATGCCAACCTACTGAAAATGCACAAATTCGAGAGTACTTCCAAATGCAGTCCAAGTTGACAGGTGTACTCGTTAGCCGAATCAACCCACTTTCTGATGCTGCTAGAGTATTAAAGAAAGACGATATAATCCTCTCATTTGATGGTGTACCCATAGCAAATGATGGAACAG TTCCTTTCCGAAATAGAGAGCGAATCACATTTGACCATCTTGTATCTATGAAGAAACCAAAGGAAACTGCTGAACTTAAAGTCCTGAGGAATGGTGAAGTGCGTGACTTCAAGATCACAACTCATCCT TTGCAACCACTTGTTCCAGTTCATCAATTTGACAAGCTTCCGAGTTATTTCATTTTTGCTGGTCTCGTCTTTATTCCATTAACTCAACCATTCCTTCACGAGTATGGAGAAGAGTGGTATAATACCTCACCCCGTCGGTTGTGTGAACGAGCACTTCGGGAACTACCTAAGAAACCTGGCGAACAATTTATCATCCTTTCACAG GTGTTGATGGATGATATTAATGCTGGTTATGAGCGCCTTGCCGAGTTACAG GTGAAGAAGGTTAATGGTGTAGAAGTTTTGAATCTTAAACATTTACGTCAGCTTGTGGAAGATGGTAACCATAAGAATGTGAGATTTGATTTGGATGATGAGAGGGTGATCGTTTTGGATTTTGAATCGGCAAGAATAGCGACATCGCGTATATTGAAACGCCATAGAATACCTCAAGCCATGTCTAGCGACCTTACTGATGATCAAGATGCAGCTGAACTTCAGTCAGCTTGCTCAACCTAA
- the LOC132059037 gene encoding probable methylenetetrahydrofolate reductase (NADH), with amino-acid sequence MKVIEKIQEAAKDDRVVFSFEFFPPKTEDGVENLFERMERMVAHNPSFCDITWGAGGSTADLTLEIAKRMQNMVCVETMMHLTCTNMPVEKIDHALDTIKTNGIQNVLALRGDPPHGQDKFVQVEGGFACALDLVKHMRAKYGDYFGITVAGYPEAHPDVIPANGIATKEIYENDLAYLKRKVDAGADLIVTQLFYDTDIFLKFVNDCRQIGINCPIVPGIMPINNYKGFLRMTGFCKTKIPEEIMAALEPIKDNEEAVKAYGIHLGTEMCKKILATGIKTLHLYTLNMEKSALAIMMNLGLIEESKISRPLPWRRPTNIFRVKEDVRPIFWANRPKSYISRTLGWDEYPHGRWGNAHNPSYGALTDYQFMRARSRDKKLQEEWAVALNSVEDIYERFKDYCLGKLKSCPWSELDGLQPETKIINEKLGHVNTKGFLTVNSQPAVNAEKSDSPSVGWGGPGGYVYQKAYLEFFCSKDKLNTLVEKCKSFPYLTYMAVNKEGNWISNVNQTDVNAVTWGVFPAKEIIQPTVVDPSSFMVWKDEAFEIWSRGWAQLYPETDPSRKLLEQVQSSYFLVSLVDNDYINGDLFSIFKDI; translated from the exons atgaaggtaattgagaaaattcaagaagcagcCAAAGATGACAGGGTagtattttcttttgaattctTTCCACCAAAAACTGAAGATGGTGTTGAAAATCTGTTTGAAAGAATGGAAAGAATGGTTGCACATAACCCATCATTTTGTGATATAACATGGGGTGCTGGTGGTTCTACAGCAGATCTAACACTTGAGATTGCTAAAAGGATGCAAAATATGGtgtgtgttgaaactatgatgCATTTGACATGTACTAATATGCCTGTTGAGAAGATTGATCATGCTCTTGATACTATTAAGACTAATGGTATTCAAAATGTTCTTGCTCTTCGTGGTGATCCACCACATGGTCAAGATAAGTTTGTTCAGGTTGAAGGTGGTTTTGCTTGTGCCCTGGATCTG GTGAAGCATATGCGTGCCAAGTATGGGGATTACTTTGGAATAACTGTTGCAGGTTATCCAG AGGCACATCCTGATGTTATTCCTGCTAATGGAATAGCTACAAAAGAGATATATGAGAATGACCTTGCTTATCTCAAAAGAAAG GTTGATGCTGGAGCTGATCTTATTGTAACTCAACTCTTTTATGATACTGATATTTTCCTCAAATTTGTCAATGATTGCCGCCAAATTGGAATTAATTGTCCCATCGTTCCGGGTATCATGCCCATTAACAATTATAAGGGCTTCTTGCGCATGACTGGATTTTGCAAGACTAAG ATTCCAGAAGAGATAATGGCTGCCTTGGAACCTATTAAGGACAACGAAGAGGCTGTCAAAGCCTATGGAATTCACCTTGGAACTGAAATGTGCAAAAAGATTTTAGCCACTGGCATTAAGACCTTGCATCTTTATACATTGAACATGGAGAAATCAGCATTGGCTATTATGATG AATCTTGGATTAATAGAAGAGTCCAAAATTTCTAGGCCATTGCCTTGGAGACGTCCTACAAATATTTTCCGTGTTAAGGAAGATGTTCGTCCTATTTTCTG GGCAAATCGTCCAAAGAGCTACATCTCAAGGACCTTAGGTTGGGATGAATACCCACATGGTAGATGGGGCAATGCTCATAATCCATCATATGGAGCACTTACCGACTATCAG TTCATGCGCGCACGCTCAAGAGACAAGAAGCTTCAAGAGGAATGGGCTGTGGCTTTGAATAGCGTGGAAGATATCTACGAG AGATTTAAGGACTACTGTCTCGGGAAGCTGAAGAGCTGCCCGTGGTCTGAACTAGATGGTCTTCAGCCAGAGACGAAGATCATAAACGAAAAGTTAGGTCATGTCAACACGAAAGGTTTCCTGACTGTTAACAGCCAACCAGCTGTTAATGCTGAGAAGTCCGACTCTCCTTCTGTTG GATGGGGTGGCCCTGGTGGATATGTTTATCAAAAGGCTTACTTGGAGTTCTTCTGCTCTAAGGACAAGTTGAACACCCTCGTTGAAAAATGCAAGTCTTTCCCTTACCTAACCTACATGGCTGTAAACAAGGAAGGAAACTGGATCTCCAACGTCAACCAAACCGACGTGAACGCGGTGACATGGGGAGTTTTCCCAGCTAAGGAAATTATACAACCGACAGTCGTGGACCCCTCCAGCTTCATGGTATGGAAGGATGAGGCATTTGAAATCTGGTCAAGAGGATGGGCTCAATTGTACCCAGAGACTGATCCATCAAGAAAATTGCTTGAACAA GTTCAAAGCAGTTACTTCTTGGTCAGCCTTGTCGATAACGACTACATCAATGGCGATTTGTTTTCCATATTCAAAGATATCTGA